CTTGTCCGGAGCTTTCGGGTTGCGGCCAACCTTGGCCTTGACTTCCTTGACATGGAAGGTACCGAAATTACGAATGACGACGCGGTCTCCGTCGGCAAGAGTGGAAGAAATGATGTCAACAGCACGCTGAATAACATCGAACACTTCAGTCTGAGTCAGTTGCGTTTCTGCGCTAATCTTGTTAACGAGGTCACGTTTGGTTAATGTGTTAGCCATAATATAAATTGATACTGTGTGGAGTGGATGTCTCTCTCTTATCAGACATTCAGTTTTTGTCATTCAAAAAAACAGCCATTGTGACA
This is a stretch of genomic DNA from Akkermansia sp. N21116. It encodes these proteins:
- a CDS encoding HU family DNA-binding protein, yielding MANTLTKRDLVNKISAETQLTQTEVFDVIQRAVDIISSTLADGDRVVIRNFGTFHVKEVKAKVGRNPKAPDKDVPIPARSVVKFKVGKELKEKVSEL